A genomic stretch from Helianthus annuus cultivar XRQ/B chromosome 1, HanXRQr2.0-SUNRISE, whole genome shotgun sequence includes:
- the LOC110876515 gene encoding G-type lectin S-receptor-like serine/threonine-protein kinase LECRK3 produces MALIPLCLIISLTILLHYVAAQRTNGSVSVGASLTATPDAKPWLSSSGEFALGFQNVQGTDRFLLSIFYDKIPEKTIVWFPEGGLTVATGSKVDLVDRRGLVLSDPQGKEVWSSGSSSDLAYGYMNDTGNFVILGSNSSNIWESFKYPSDTILPTQVLPIGGVVKSKMGKTNFTGGKYQLRMLEGGNLVLKTQDMFPGSIYNAYYDSGTSDDSNPMNSGSQLVFDATGYLYILTRNETRVDLTGRDSLPSGDYYHRATLDSDGVFTQYFYPKNSTEATSWEITWFVPEDICRSTDSKACGLNGVCILDNNRPKCECPQGFSLVDPNTPNGDCKPIFTPSCDDGESNHGGDVLDFIELTNIDWMGSDFASLNPSNEQTCRTFCLKDCLCKVAIYRDSQCWKKQLPLKNGFKDPSYNVKALVKFSKIDGPSGTGGNKTGTGGNKTGAGEGKSGTGEDKSGRSLIFAGSVLLELVKATDWFKDELGKGAFGIVYKGVIGTTIVAVKKLETMFKDGQKEFQTEVNTIARTHHKNLVQLLGYCDDGEQRLLIYEYMTNGTLAAFLFGDMRPSWKQRSYIAVGVAKGLTYLHEDCSNQIIHCDIKPQNILLDDCYNAKISDFGLAKLLMINQSQTHTGIRGTKGYVAPEWFRNTPVTLKVDVYSFGVLLLEIISCRKSVVIDDDDDAEDVAVLTDSAWDCYQEGRLDAFVNNDLEAFDDLEKLTTFMMVGLWCVQENPLLRPTMKKVIQMLEGVIEVTEPPCPFPFSVTSC; encoded by the exons ATGGCCTTAATCCCACTGTGTCTCATCATCTCTCTAACTATTTTGCTACATTATGTAGCTGCACAACGGACCAATGGTTCTGTATCTGTTGGTGCATCACTCACAGCTACACCTGATGCCAAACCATGGCTTTCATCTTCTGGTGAATTTGCATTGGGGTTCCAAAACGTTCAAGGAACAGATAGATTTTTGCTATCCATCTTTTATGACAAGATACCAGAGAAAACCATCGTCTGGTTTCCAGAAGGTGGTTTAACAGTAGCTACAGGATCCAAAGTTGACCTGGTTGATAGGCGTGGGCTCGTACTCAGTGATCCTCAAGGAAAAGAGGTATGGAGTTCTGGGTCCAGTTCTGATCTTGCATATGGTTATATGAATGATACTGGTAACTTCGTGATCCTGGGTAGCAATTCTTCAAATATATGGGAAAGTTTTAAGTACCCCTCAGATACCATTTTGCCTACTCAGGTTTTGCCTATAGGTGGCGTAGTCAAGTCCAAAATGGGCAAAACAAACTTCACTGGTGGAAAATACCAGTTACGTATGCTTGAAGGTGGGAATCTTGTTCTTAAAACTCAAGATATGTTTCCTGGTTCTATTTATAATGCTTACTACGATAGTGGCACAAGTGATGACTCCAATCCAATGAATTCTGGTTCCCAACTGGTGTTTGATGCTACAGGATACCTGTATATATTGACAAGGAATGAAACAAGAGTTGATCTGACTGGAAGAGACTCGCTTCCTTCTGGAGATTACTATCACCGAGCTACTCTTGATTCCGATGGGGTTTTTACTCAATACTTCTACCCCAAGAATTCCACGGAGGCTACAAGCTGGGAAATTACATGGTTTGTGCCAGAAGACATATGTCGGAGTACAGATAGCAAAGCTTGTGGGCTAAACGGTGTTTGCATTCTTGATAACAATAGACCAAAATGTGAATGCCCACAAGGATTCTCATTGGTTGATCCCAATACTCCAAATGGTGACTGCAAGCCTATTTTTACTCCGAGTTGTGACGATGGCGAGTCAAATCATGGGGGGGATGTGTTAGATTTCATCGAGCTCACAAATATTGATTGGATGGGGTCTGACTTTGCGAGCCTGAACCCAAGTAATGAACAAACCTGTAGAACTTTCTGCTTGAAAGATTGTCTCTGTAAAGTTGCAATTTACAGGGACAGCCAATGTTGGAAGAAGCAGCTTCCACTTAAGAATGGATTTAAAGATCCTTCGTATAACGTGAAGGCCTTGGTGAAATTTAGTAAAATCGATGGTCCTTCTGGAACAGGCGGAAATAAAACTGGAACAGGAGGAAATAAAACTGGAGCAGGAGAAGGTAAAAGTGGAACTGGAGAAGATAAAAGCGGAAGAAGTTTGATATTCGCTGGATCAGTCCTTTTAG AACTAGTCAAAGCTACTGATTGGTTCAAGGATGAACTGGGAAAAGGGGCTTTTGGGATAGTATATAAAGGTGTAATAGGGACAACGATTGTGGCAGTTAAGAAGCTGGAAACGATGTTTAAAGATGGCCAAAAGGAGTTCCAAACTGAGGTCAACACGATTGCAAGGACTCATCACAAGAATTTGGTGCAGCTTCTTGGCTATTGTGATGATGGTGAGCAACGGTTATTGATTTACGAATATATGACCAATGGAACTTTGGCAGCCTTTCTTTTTGGAGACATGAGACCTAGTTGGAAGCAGAGGAGTTATATTGCTGTAGGTGTTGCAAAGGGACTCACATACCTCCATGAAGATTGTAGCAACCAGATCATCCACTGTGACATAAAGCCTCAAAATATACTTCTTGATGATTGCTACAATGCTAAGATTTCTGATTTTGGATTGGCAAAGCTTTTGATGATTAATCAAAGTCAAACGCATACTGGAATTAGAGGAACaaaaggatatgttgctcctGAATGGTTTAGAAACACCCCTGTCACATTAAAGGTTGATGTCTATAGTTTTGGTGTTTTGTTGTTGGAGATCATTTCATGCCGCAAGAGTGTggttattgatgatgatgatgatgccgaAGATGTGGCGGTTTTAACAGATTCAGCATGGGACTGCTATCAAGAAGGCAGACTGGATGCATTCGTCAACAATGATCTGGAGGCTTTTGATGATTTAGAGAAATTGACAACATTTATGATGGTCGGTCTTTGGTGTGTACAAGAAAACCCTTTGCTGAGGCCAACCATGAAAAAGGTCATCCAGATGCTTGAAGGAGTCATTGAAGTGACCGAACCTCCATGTCCATTCCCTTTCTCTGTTACCTCCTGCTAG